In Paludibaculum fermentans, the genomic stretch AAGCAGGTCTACCGGGCCAAACTGGCGGGCGGGCAACTAAATGGCACGCGGGAGGAAGAGGTTTCCGGCAAGGCGTCGCCGGTTCTCACATGGACGGGTGTGCGCGCTCCGGTGATCAATGAGCACGACGACGGCCGCTGGAAGGCCGGGCGGACGGTGGCGCTGTTTGACGGCAAGAGCCTGGCGGGCTGGCGGCAACTGCTGGCTTCCGAACCCGGCTGGTATGTCGAAGGCGGCGTGCTGAAGAACAAGGACAAGGCGTCGGATCTGCTGAGCGATGCCAAGTTCTGGAATTTCGAGGTCAAGCTCGAATACCGCTACGCGAAGGGATCGAATAGCGGCATGGCGCTGCGGGGCCGCTATGAGATCCAGATCTTCGACAACTTTGGGGCGGCTCCGGATTGGCACGGCAATGGGGCGCTGTACAGCCGCATCGCACCCAGCACGAACGCCAGTAAGGCGCCGGGTGAGTGGCAGACGCTGACGGCTCGCCTTGTCGGCCGGGAGCTGACTGTCGTTCTGAACGGGGTCAAGGTGATCGATCGAAAGGACGTAGTTGGCCCCACGGCCATGTGCATGGACGCTGACGAGGACAAACCGGGCCCGCTAATGTTACAGGGCGATCACGGTCCGGTTGAATTCCGGAAAGTGGAAGTGACTGAGTTGCAACTACGTTGAACACGCGCCGCTCGGGATAGTTGCGGCCTGGCCGGTCCAAACGAGAGGCAAAGAGGAGACGAAACGGAGGGGCATCCGACCGGGGGGTGCCTGATCGGTTGCTATAATGAGCTAAGTCTCTTTTATGCAGAACAACGGAAGCGCTGGGAAGAAGGTTATCCTTCTGCGTCCACGGGGATTTTGCGCCGGTGTCGTTCGAGCGATCGATGTCGTAAAAATCGCCTTGGACGTGTATGGAGCGCCGATCTACGTACGCAAGGAGATCGTGCATAACCGCCATGTGGTGGAAGAGTTGAAGGGTTTGGGCGCCATCTTCGTGGACGACCTCCACGAAGTGCCGGCCGGTAACCGCTTGATCTTCAGCGCGCATGGGGTGTCCCCCGCGGTTCGTAGCGAGGCGAAGGAACGGCAATTGGAAGTGATCGACGCCACCTGCCCGCTAGTGACCAAGGTCCATCTGGAAGCCGTGAAGTTCGCCCGCCAGGGTTACGGAATTCTCCTGATCGGGCACAAGGAACACGAAGAGATCGAAGGCACCTACGGCGAGGCGCCGAAGAATACCTTCATCATCCAGACCGAGGCGGACGCTGAGGCAGTCCAAGTCCCCAATCCCGACCGGGTTTGTTTCCTCACGCAGACGACGCTGAGCCTGGACGAAACACGCGGAATCATCGAGATCCTGCGGCGGCGCTTCCCCAAGGTGGAAGGCCCCAAGTCGCAGGATATCTGTTACGCCACTGAAAACCGCCAGATGGCGGTGAAGGCGGTGGCCCCGCTTTGCCAGTTGCTGCTGGTGGTGGGTTCGCAGAACAGTTCCAACTCGAAACGGTTGGTGGAAGTCTGCGGGAAAACGGGCGTCCCGGCCTACCTGATCGACGATAAGTCGTTCCTGAAA encodes the following:
- a CDS encoding 3-keto-disaccharide hydrolase, whose amino-acid sequence is MTRSLLLILLTMLGLSAQDTNFDGRWNIHVKTPRGRMWWLEVQGSASGKLHGSFVGAPGGQVDVIQDMKIEKGELSFRFENHASSRDAKSPIVKQVYRAKLAGGQLNGTREEEVSGKASPVLTWTGVRAPVINEHDDGRWKAGRTVALFDGKSLAGWRQLLASEPGWYVEGGVLKNKDKASDLLSDAKFWNFEVKLEYRYAKGSNSGMALRGRYEIQIFDNFGAAPDWHGNGALYSRIAPSTNASKAPGEWQTLTARLVGRELTVVLNGVKVIDRKDVVGPTAMCMDADEDKPGPLMLQGDHGPVEFRKVEVTELQLR
- a CDS encoding 4-hydroxy-3-methylbut-2-enyl diphosphate reductase translates to MQNNGSAGKKVILLRPRGFCAGVVRAIDVVKIALDVYGAPIYVRKEIVHNRHVVEELKGLGAIFVDDLHEVPAGNRLIFSAHGVSPAVRSEAKERQLEVIDATCPLVTKVHLEAVKFARQGYGILLIGHKEHEEIEGTYGEAPKNTFIIQTEADAEAVQVPNPDRVCFLTQTTLSLDETRGIIEILRRRFPKVEGPKSQDICYATENRQMAVKAVAPLCQLLLVVGSQNSSNSKRLVEVCGKTGVPAYLIDDKSFLKEEWLQGVNTVSVTAGASAPENLVQDLIQYLMDRGFGTMEEMDIVDEDVRFQLPHELQGGMVKLTTITTSTAAPATI